One region of Planktothrix tepida PCC 9214 genomic DNA includes:
- a CDS encoding DUF2949 domain-containing protein, which translates to MISPKQAQLIQFLRWELAIPASSIAMALRHPEQDSGQLPMILWQYGLITLEQLDRIFDWLERFGSIMETKPTLYPHPDLCESSRTETVNLSASLVA; encoded by the coding sequence ATGATTTCCCCTAAACAAGCACAACTGATTCAATTTTTACGGTGGGAGTTAGCGATCCCGGCTTCTTCAATTGCAATGGCACTCCGCCACCCAGAACAGGATTCAGGTCAGTTACCAATGATCCTGTGGCAGTATGGGTTAATTACACTCGAACAACTTGATCGAATTTTTGATTGGTTAGAGCGATTTGGCAGCATCATGGAAACGAAACCGACACTGTATCCCCATCCGGATCTTTGCGAATCTTCACGAACGGAAACCGTTAATCTTTCGGCTTCTTTGGTGGCTTAA
- a CDS encoding DUF362 domain-containing protein, translating to MSRDRVQVIGSSNFIYEPPQSALTAKRILVKPNLGYPVPPPVTVSLKVLATVLTTLRQKNPQAEIFIVEGVCSPVSLSEIIRRLGIDQILGEGIEVFDADTLPLTEYPNFSPQPVRFKSMFAPRLLMEVDCRISVAAFKRTTLKGEPLISASLKNLYGLFPRKHYHARSLSSRGQLHRPSVPLILQDVYFCIGHLFDGAVVDGDRQFISLDWKPDRGKSISLEKVFWGEDLIGVDREACRVAGEMIPSYLERIDQLRQITLTQNEE from the coding sequence ATGAGTCGTGATCGAGTCCAGGTGATCGGGTCGTCGAATTTTATCTATGAACCGCCCCAATCCGCACTAACGGCAAAACGGATTTTAGTGAAACCCAATTTAGGCTATCCTGTCCCGCCTCCTGTTACGGTCAGTCTGAAGGTATTAGCAACGGTACTGACCACTCTGCGACAGAAAAATCCCCAAGCTGAAATTTTCATTGTAGAAGGGGTTTGTTCTCCCGTGTCCCTGAGTGAAATTATTCGTCGTCTTGGGATTGATCAAATTTTAGGAGAAGGGATAGAAGTTTTTGATGCGGATACCTTACCTCTGACCGAATATCCGAATTTTTCCCCTCAACCGGTGCGGTTTAAATCCATGTTTGCTCCCAGACTATTAATGGAAGTAGACTGTCGGATTAGTGTGGCGGCTTTTAAACGAACAACTCTCAAAGGAGAACCCTTAATTTCTGCCTCTTTAAAAAATTTATATGGTTTGTTTCCTCGAAAACATTATCATGCTAGAAGTCTCTCCTCACGGGGACAATTACATCGTCCTTCTGTGCCGTTGATCTTACAGGATGTCTATTTCTGTATTGGACATTTATTTGATGGGGCTGTTGTGGATGGCGATCGCCAATTTATTAGTTTGGATTGGAAACCGGATCGAGGAAAATCAATTTCATTAGAAAAAGTTTTTTGGGGAGAAGATTTAATTGGTGTTGATCGAGAAGCCTGTCGGGTTGCGGGAGAAATGATTCCTAGTTATTTAGAACGGATTGATCAACTTCGCCAAATCACCCTGACTCAGAACGAAGAATAG
- a CDS encoding HAMP domain-containing sensor histidine kinase: MNLWKKSLLFQLVSSFLILSLVIVSLVGYMAFYQAKESLKNSIFNELNMAASLKREELNHWVFDQSQVVLAIAQMPELRTPAKTLFTLDKSSEDYKNIQRSLQASLSSFTREKSGLKEIFILSRGGRVLVSTDPSQIGKYQPLVQYSDIQSDNQNSFVSNFYRSPITGYPQITLADQILDQDGKRLGLLAAHLNLERVDQVIRQRTDLDKTGETYLVGNMGSGLSNRYVLIASQKLGSDEFPDGINSDGIEQAMQGKSGEGLYRNYRGVPVIGVYYSLSNKDLALIVERSQTEAFTPARKLASSILLIGLILSGVMAIAMFFLGRQIVQPILAIVKTARVISQGNFQQTVPILSENEIGLLARTFNQMTIQLQIYYHQLEDYNRNLELKVTERTQELEDKNQRLIHALKELKQTQSQLIQNEKMVSLGHLVAGVAHEINNPVSFIYGNLDFASDYGKHLIQLVEVYQKNYPEPQEEIEAIIAEIDLEFIKTDLPQVYQSMKDGANRIKEIVLSLKNFSRLDESEQKRINIHEGIDSTLQILQTRLKSLPYCPEIQVIKNYGDLPLINCYPGQLNQVYMNLLANAIDALQECWEHQNPTCVIKQPQIIIQTTVMDKEWIAIEIRDNGLGIPPDIKGRIFDPFFTTKPVGKGTGLGLSISYKIIVEQHQGQLKCDSKIGEGTQFMIKLPILRSESG; the protein is encoded by the coding sequence ATGAATCTTTGGAAAAAAAGCTTATTATTCCAGCTTGTGAGTTCTTTTCTGATTTTATCGTTAGTCATTGTTTCTCTCGTTGGATATATGGCTTTTTATCAAGCTAAAGAATCCTTAAAAAACTCAATTTTTAATGAACTAAATATGGCAGCTTCCTTAAAACGGGAAGAACTCAACCATTGGGTCTTTGATCAAAGTCAAGTGGTTTTAGCTATAGCTCAAATGCCTGAACTTCGGACTCCTGCAAAAACACTATTTACCCTGGATAAATCTAGTGAGGATTATAAAAATATTCAAAGGTCATTACAAGCTTCTTTAAGTTCATTTACGAGAGAAAAATCGGGGTTAAAAGAAATTTTTATTTTGTCTCGTGGCGGTCGAGTTTTAGTTTCAACTGACCCATCTCAAATCGGCAAATATCAACCCTTAGTGCAATACAGTGATATTCAATCGGATAATCAAAACTCTTTTGTTTCTAATTTTTATCGTTCACCCATTACAGGTTATCCCCAAATTACGTTAGCGGATCAAATTTTAGATCAAGACGGTAAACGCTTAGGACTTTTAGCAGCCCATTTAAACTTAGAACGAGTTGATCAGGTGATTCGTCAACGCACTGATTTAGATAAAACCGGAGAAACTTATTTAGTTGGAAATATGGGAAGTGGTTTATCTAATCGTTATGTTCTGATTGCGTCTCAAAAGCTAGGATCAGATGAATTTCCTGATGGAATTAATAGTGATGGAATTGAACAAGCTATGCAGGGAAAAAGTGGGGAAGGATTATATCGAAATTATCGAGGGGTTCCTGTGATCGGGGTTTATTATTCTTTATCTAATAAAGATTTAGCTTTAATTGTAGAACGCTCTCAAACGGAAGCTTTTACTCCTGCCCGTAAGTTAGCCAGTTCTATTTTATTGATTGGATTAATTTTATCAGGAGTTATGGCGATCGCAATGTTCTTTTTAGGTCGCCAAATTGTGCAACCCATTTTAGCGATTGTAAAAACAGCCCGTGTTATTAGTCAAGGAAATTTTCAGCAAACAGTCCCCATTTTAAGTGAGAATGAAATTGGGTTACTCGCCCGAACCTTTAATCAAATGACGATTCAATTACAAATTTATTATCATCAGTTAGAAGATTATAATCGAAATTTAGAATTAAAAGTAACGGAACGGACTCAAGAACTAGAAGATAAAAATCAACGACTGATTCATGCTTTAAAAGAATTAAAACAAACTCAATCTCAACTGATTCAAAATGAAAAAATGGTCAGTTTAGGGCATTTAGTAGCAGGGGTTGCCCATGAAATTAATAATCCTGTGAGTTTTATTTATGGCAACCTAGATTTTGCATCTGATTATGGTAAACATTTAATTCAATTAGTGGAAGTTTACCAAAAAAATTATCCCGAACCCCAGGAAGAAATTGAAGCAATTATTGCTGAAATTGATTTGGAATTTATTAAAACTGATCTACCCCAGGTTTATCAATCGATGAAAGATGGTGCTAACCGAATTAAAGAAATTGTTTTATCTCTCAAAAACTTTTCCCGTTTAGATGAATCTGAACAAAAAAGAATTAATATTCATGAGGGAATTGACAGTACCTTACAAATTTTACAAACTCGTCTTAAATCTCTCCCCTATTGCCCTGAAATTCAAGTCATTAAAAACTATGGTGACTTACCTTTAATTAATTGCTATCCTGGTCAACTCAATCAAGTTTATATGAATTTACTTGCGAATGCTATTGATGCTTTACAAGAATGCTGGGAACATCAAAATCCAACCTGTGTGATCAAACAACCTCAAATTATAATTCAGACAACGGTGATGGATAAAGAATGGATTGCTATTGAAATTCGGGATAATGGTTTAGGGATTCCTCCAGATATTAAAGGGCGAATTTTTGATCCCTTCTTTACGACAAAACCTGTTGGTAAAGGCACTGGGTTAGGATTATCTATTAGTTATAAAATTATTGTTGAACAGCATCAAGGTCAACTCAAATGTGACTCCAAAATTGGAGAAGGAACACAATTTATGATTAAACTCCCTATTCTTCGTTCTGAGTCAGGGTGA
- a CDS encoding ABC transporter substrate-binding protein codes for MRINLFSRHFARFIALLMVSFVLITCTSQSPKKPENIQQKSELTIWWNRGYYPEQDEAIEKVVENWKQVTGNQVKLSFFSEDDTLKEAITALKVGNPPDILFSERADFTLIPQWAWEGKLADVSGVMEPIQSLYEPSAIASVYLKNKATQKRSYYAIPLMEQTLHIHYWRALLQEGGIDPQNLPQNWSEFWQIWQQAQANLKTSGQTEIYGLGLPMSVESSDTYLIFEQFLIAHDVQLFDEQGNLQLDQPTVRQGIIDTLNEYTNFYLQGNVPPAAINWLNADNNTNFLNRSTIMTLNPSLSIPGSQREDQDIYQHQLVTALFPNTPKGQRMKHLVSVKEAVVFSEAQNPKLAQQFLTYLIEPKNLSAYVQGTGGRYFPVMRQLWNDPFWQNPNDPHLKVASQQFQSNKTQPLYHVINPAYAQVQTENIWGQAIKAVLTQGVSPEQATDQAIQRIKEIFDQWQQK; via the coding sequence ATGAGAATAAACTTATTTTCCCGTCACTTTGCAAGATTTATAGCCTTGTTAATGGTCAGTTTCGTTTTAATCACTTGTACAAGTCAATCCCCTAAAAAGCCTGAGAATATTCAACAAAAATCAGAATTAACCATCTGGTGGAATCGAGGATATTATCCAGAACAAGATGAAGCAATTGAAAAAGTGGTCGAGAACTGGAAACAAGTAACGGGGAATCAAGTTAAGCTGTCTTTTTTTAGTGAAGATGATACCTTAAAAGAAGCGATTACAGCCTTAAAAGTCGGAAATCCTCCAGATATTTTATTTTCCGAACGGGCTGATTTTACCTTAATTCCTCAATGGGCTTGGGAGGGAAAATTAGCGGATGTTTCTGGGGTGATGGAACCGATTCAAAGCTTATATGAACCCAGTGCTATCGCATCAGTTTATCTGAAGAATAAAGCTACTCAAAAACGGTCTTATTATGCCATTCCCTTAATGGAGCAAACGCTTCATATTCACTACTGGCGAGCATTACTTCAAGAAGGGGGAATTGATCCTCAAAATTTACCTCAAAATTGGTCAGAATTTTGGCAGATTTGGCAACAAGCTCAAGCTAATTTAAAAACGTCGGGACAAACGGAAATTTATGGTTTAGGTTTACCGATGTCCGTTGAATCTTCAGATACTTATTTAATTTTTGAACAATTTTTAATTGCCCATGATGTTCAACTTTTCGATGAGCAGGGAAATTTACAATTAGATCAACCCACTGTTCGTCAAGGAATTATAGATACCTTGAATGAATATACTAATTTTTATCTTCAGGGAAATGTTCCCCCGGCTGCGATTAATTGGTTGAATGCGGATAATAATACTAATTTCTTGAACCGTAGTACCATTATGACCCTCAATCCGAGTTTATCCATTCCGGGTTCCCAACGGGAAGATCAAGACATTTATCAACATCAACTGGTGACAGCACTCTTTCCTAATACCCCCAAGGGTCAACGGATGAAACATTTAGTTTCTGTTAAAGAAGCGGTGGTTTTTTCGGAAGCTCAGAATCCAAAACTAGCACAACAATTTCTGACCTATCTCATTGAACCTAAAAATCTTAGTGCTTATGTTCAAGGCACTGGGGGAAGGTATTTCCCGGTTATGAGGCAACTTTGGAATGATCCTTTTTGGCAAAATCCTAATGATCCTCATTTAAAAGTGGCATCTCAACAATTTCAATCCAATAAAACTCAACCTTTATATCATGTTATCAACCCCGCTTATGCTCAGGTTCAAACGGAAAATATTTGGGGTCAAGCGATTAAAGCCGTATTAACTCAAGGGGTCTCTCCAGAACAGGCAACCGATCAGGCAATTCAACGGATCAAAGAAATTTTTGATCAGTGGCAACAGAAGTGA